One Halobacterium wangiae genomic window, AGCTGGTTCAGCTCCTCTTCGTCGATCGGGTTCTCCCCCGACCTGGTTCCTGATGACATGATTCTGTGCTACACGGTTTGCAGGTGTTCGCTGCGGAGTTGTTCGTCCGTGAGGTTCTTCCCGTGGGCGTCGCGCATGTGGTTGTTCGCCAGTTCGATGGCTTCCGCCTCGTTCTCGGAGTGAACGACGAACCGGCAGTCCGCTGCCGCTGCGTCACGATCTAGGTTGTGTGCTTGTACCATCGCTGTGCACCCCACTCTAGAACTCCAACCACCACCGAGATAAACATAACTAAAGATGATTATCTTTGGAGTGCTCCCGTGCGGCAGTGCCGTGCGCCGGAGGCGCCGACAGGCGAACGCCGCCCGCGGACTGCCAGGAGACGCGCGACCGAGGCGCGCAACGAGTCCATCGAAGGCGTCCCGGACGGCGACTCGGCCGTCGACGCCCTGGGGACCACTCAGTCGAGCGGCCGGAGTTCCGCAGAGAAGTGCCGGAGTTCCGCCATCGACGGCTCCGCGACGATCTCCATGCCCGAGATCTCGTCCGCGCGCTCGCAGACGGCTTCCGCGGTATCGGCGACGTGCTCGATGTGGTCGGGGCCGTAGGTACGCCGCGGGAGCGCGAGTCGGACGAGGTCCCGCCGTTCGGTCTCGGGGAAGGCGAACCGGCCGAGTTCGACACCGCGGACACCGCCCTCGCGGTAGAGTTCGCAGACGAACGCCTGGCCGGGGAACTCCTCGCGGGGGACGTGGGGGAGCGCCTGGTTGGCGTCGACGTAGACGGCGTGGCCGCCGGCTGGCTGGTAGACGGGGACGCCGCGGTCGGCGAGCGCCCGGCAGAGCCGCTGGACCTGCTCGACGCGCTCGGCGACGTACGGCGGGTCGACGGCCTCCCGGAGGCCGACGGCGAAGGCGGCGAGGTCGCGGCCGGCCATGCCGCCGTACGTGGAGAACCCCTCGTAGAGGATGCCGCGCTGGCGACACTGTTCGTACAGTTCACTGTCCTCCCGGAGCCCGACGAAGCCGCCGATGTTGACGAGGCCGTCCTTCTTCCCGCTCATCAC contains:
- a CDS encoding DUF1059 domain-containing protein, coding for MVQAHNLDRDAAAADCRFVVHSENEAEAIELANNHMRDAHGKNLTDEQLRSEHLQTV